The sequence TTACTAGTTGCTTTGCAGATTTCAATTAGCctacaaaatataaattaattaataaattatgacaaattattatagattaagataCCCAGCAGTGTATAAAGTAATAAAAATCAACTCTTAACCAGCTgacggagccccgtcacttcacaagacacgggaaacctctgttggtctggaggagctgcactatttatttctgcacaaacgtcgactgtacattcactagatattctcagagctaaactaactcttctgcagtttgtagtgtgcgcgcatttCAGGTGAGGTGgagtgagctgagtgaaggcaggtaGGCAGGCAGAGgggcagagactccggccctggagaccaaagctacgtcTCCACCGCGTTCTCCGACCGCGTTTTCCGACCGCGGCCAatactgtttaacagacgggcttcactagatattactttgcggttttggtgcttccgtgtagtttgtgttggagtctgagtctgaacagcgtagccacacgcaagcgtgcatgggacaccgacccggtagagttatacctgtaaaaaagttacaaacagtccctttaaagcgggtcggcacacatgcgcgttcgcatatgcgcgctcgcgtgtggccggagcctcgtctccgctgcctgctctccttcactcagacggcGGGCGCGTcatcgctgtctcgctccacctctagacgtgaacgcgcgctcactacacactgcagaagagttagtttagctctgagaatatctagtgaatgtacagtggacgtttgtgcagaaataaatgctgcagctcctccagaccaacagaggtttcccgtgtcttgtaaAGTGACGAGGCTCcacaacgagttacgttatcatctcgttaccgaccgggtgccggtgtcttcggctgtcggctgcggtcgggaggcgataacgtaactcgttgaggagccccgctgctgaagcctgcgctgagcaggaaaagccaacactaggatcagcagtgattcatggagagaccttcgtctggtcagctaacattactgccaagcagctgaaatatagagtgatattgtggttttagctgacgtctgtcgcctcaGCTCGCTTCACTTCACCTGcaatgcgcgcacactacaaactgcagaagagttagtttagctctgagaatatctagtggacgtttgtgcagaaataaatagtgcagctcctccagaccaacagaggtttcccgtgtctcgtgaagtgacggggctccgcagcgagaaacgtctccgaccaaaactccggtttctcccctgttccctccggccgcggtcgggaggctgaagcaggaaaagccaacactaagatcagcattgattcatggagagaccttcgtctggtcagctaacattactgccaagcaggtgaaatatagagtgatattgtggttttagccgacgtgtgtcgcctcactgttttgagcgatgctcgttcatgtctatgtagagcgagcttgacgctgactttcgttgatttcaaggccacaggtgtcgctgttaagcagcatttctgaatcttacaaatagtccctttaatgtttataaatgaataatcttcaataaaaaataaaaaaaaataaataaatcttccacaaaaaaaacattaaaaaactacaactttgcTCCGTCGCACCCCTGATGACGTCAGAGAGGGATGACACGGGACCGGAAGAGGCGCAGAGAAATAACAGATGACAAGATGGCAGCAGGCTCAGATCACGGGCTGAAGAGAATAGTCTGGAAAAGTAAGTTCAACCTCAGCTGCAGAGGGTTTAACTGTACATGTGAAGCAGCGCTAGCTTTCATAACGTAAAGGGGCTGATAATGCTGTTATAACAgctgtttctcctctctttgtgcCTCTGGGAGAGACCGCTTCATTCTGCTGGTGAACCGCAGCGGAAGTTTACTGACACTTTGGTTTAACAGCAGACTACACTTTGGTTTAACACTTTGTTTCGCAGTTGTTTATCATGACGTAACTGACAGGGACTCGTTTATCCCACTTTTTGGAGAGAGTAGGAGTCGCTTTGTGTCGCCTTGTGAGCCCCACCTCATATCATCAGCAGGCTAACTGTAGTTAACACAACAAGTTAATAAGACACAAACCTAAAGTCTGTTTCCCTCCATGTGTTTCCTGCAGTGCTGCCATCCTTGGTTGTGGTTAGGTTACCTTTACATCTCCTGTGTTtcaagaactttaaacatgcattatctacctttaaacatgcactatctacctttaaacatgcactatatacctttaaacatgcactatctacctttaaacatgcactatctacctttaaacatgcactatatacctttaaacatgcactatctacctttaaacatgcactatatacctttaaacatgcactatatgcctttaaacatgcactatatgcctttaaacatgcactatctacctttaaacatgcactatatacctttaaacatgcactatatacctttaaacatgcactatatgcctttaaacatgcactatctaccttttaacatgcactatctaccttttaacatgcactatatacctttaaacatgcactatctacattttaacatgcactatctaccttttaaacatgcactatctacctttaaacatgcactatctacattttaacatgcactatctgcaaccctcttggactctaaccactggcacactttacatcctatataccactttatagactgcacatattacatttatttattgacggactgcacacactatgttcacccattcactctgtatcttttatatctctattattgtttttataattgttgtaaacctttttacctctcctgtgtttcactctgtttgctgatgttgctgctttgacacctggaTTTCCCtcataaaggttcatcttatcttatcttattctgATGACACTGTCTGGTTTATGAAACATAAAGAGGCAGTTGAAGTGTCTTTGTTGAATTACACCCTATCAAAACTGctccaacaaatgaaaatctgctcaaagattgttggtcaaccccttgagaaactctatgaatcagcctatcataacaacatcttaaggctggctaacaacatcgtctctaaccccaatcatgttttgaacagtgaatatcaactgttaccatcgaatcggagatacagggttccacgatttaataaggttagactgaagcactcttttttacatcagtcaatccttaaactaaatatggagcctaatcccagatcaaatgtgcgttaaagggccctgaatattgtcttctgtgattgtaatgtttaaatgtttgtatccttgtttattgtctttgtcctttctgtgatgttgcaaacggagctgctgttatgcaaaacaaatttcagacctgtctgacaataaagtataaagtataaagtaaagtatTAGGTACACCTGACGAAAAACTGATGCAGTCTAATAAAACTACACTGCAATACATCCTactaatgttcagtttttgttcaaTTCAATAATTCAACTTTAAGTTATTTTTGGAGACTGATTTGTAACGTTGATGTGTAAAGTTTAATCAACAAACACTGAATATTGTAACCTTCACTACAGAGCTAGGTTAGCCGTTTCCAGCTGTTAGACTTCCCTGCTTTGGTTGTGGTTAGGTTATGGGTCAGACGTTGCAGAGATGACTCACTGTGGTTAAAAGCTTACAAGGAAAATCACAACGTTACACTCCATTGTAGTGTGTACACGTGTAGTTAGCTAAAGCAGATCCAGTCTATCAGCTGGAAACAGCTCACCTAGCTCTGTAGTGAAGGTGacaatattcagtttttgttgattAAACTTTACACACTAACGTTACAAATCAGTCTCCAAAAATAACTTAAAGTTGAATTATTGAAttgaacaaaaactgaacattagcAGGATGTATTGCAGTGTAGTTTTATTAGACTGCATCAGTTCTTCGTCAGGTGTACCTAATAGGGTGTAATTCAACAAAGACACTTCAACTGCCTTGATTTTTACACGTGTCATcagaataagataagataagatgaacctttattaatccccggagggaaattcaggtgtcagtgaaacacaggagaggtataaaggtatacaaaattgatcaaaacaataatagagatataaaagatacagagtgaatgggtgaacatagtgtgtgcagtttgtcaataaattaatgtagtatgtacaataaataaatgtaatatgtacagtctataaagtggtatataggatgtatagtgtaaagtaagtgtaaagtgtgccagtggttagagtccgagatggttgcagatagtgcatgtttaaagttcttaaagtcctcatagttctcatatgggggtcagccttggttgtggagcctgatggctaccagcatgaaggactgacccaggcgctttgtgttgtgccaaGGGGGGATGACTTAGAATGACTTGTTTTGTCAAACTACACACAATCATATCTCTCTAATATTGTTGGCTTATCATGCAAGtctaataaatggtaaatggatttGCATTTATACAACGCTTCACactatatgtcagcattcaccccttcatacactgatggcagaggctgccatgcaaggtgcaaACCTGCCCAACAGGatgtaatctaaatactcattcacacaccggtggcacagccttcgggaggaATTTGgtgttaagtatcttgctcaaggacacttcgacagaCTGGAGGAACCAGGGATCAACCTACCAACCATCCGATTGGtagacgacctgctctacctctgagccactaTTATAATAGAATAGCAAGTTTACTTTCATTCATGAAAACTGCTGTGGTCTGATTAATCATCATTTTTCCAGTGATTATTTAGTTGGTTAAATACCAACAATGATGACAAATGCCCATTACAAATTTGAAAGCCCTAAAATGATATGAAACACAACAGCAAACAATTCTATACAAGGCTGGAAGTAGCCTAATGTATGTTTACTTGATCAATGGCTGATGCAACTAATGGATtgttatgcctccgcgccggcgacaccattatgttttcaggttgtccgtctggtccattcttgtgaacatgATATCAgaaacgcctggagggaatctCTTGGTCCACTTGGtatcaaggatgaactgattcgattttggtggtcaaaggtcaaggtcactgtgacctcacaaaacacctttttgtccataactcaagaatccatatgctaattatgaccatttttcacaaatgtctaataggttaaaatgataaagtgatgacattttatacagacatggatgtaaactgcaacttgactggttgtcGGCGTAGTCATACAACCACAAGGTTGTAATTCTTGCACTAGAACCAAGCTACAGCTCAAACAGTGTAGTCATGAACACAACagtatgtctttttttctggtttcatttCATGAGTCATGTTCTGTGTCTCTTACAGGAATAAAAGACACAATCATTACAGACTGCAGGAAATCTGAAGTATGGAAGGTAGGACAGCCCTCCATGTACTCAATACAGTCCTAAGATTGCACAAACTCCACCAAACGGATCCAACTTATTCCACTTATGCACTGTGACTCAATATAATTCTAATTTCTATCATCATATTTCAATGTGATACATAATCTACTGACTTATTGTCTTCACAGATATTGATTCTGGACCCCTTCACCACCAAGCTCCTCTCATCATGCTGCAAAATGTCCGATCTGATGTCAGAGAAAATAACAAGTAGGTTTCCTTAACAGTGAAACACTCATTTTGTATAATACTAGTAATAGACCAAGCAAACTGCAGTCTGTGTGTGGATGTCTGTAGCTActctgttaaaataaatatttgtttttctgtagTTGTGGAGGACCTGTACAAAAGCAGAGAGCCTGTTCCAGAAATGAAGGCCATCTACTTCATGTCACCAACCGCTAAGGTTTGCCATTATGATCCTGTAACGATCATATTCAAATTCAAGTTTTCATTTCTGCAAAATTAGTTTTCATTCTGGTGATGTGTTATCTTAAATTTCTTTTCATAGTGTGTGGATGCCTTTATTGCTGACTTCAAGCCCAAACCTaaatataaagcagcatatgttTATTTCACTGACTGTAAGTAACTTGAATCACTACTTTAATCTACTTCAATAACTTTTATCCAACATGATCATAATGTtgttttgatgatttttttctttgttaaacAGATAAGATACAAACTAAAAACTTTTTGATCTCACAGACTGTCCCGATGAACTGTTCAACAACATGAAGCTGTACTGCGCAAAGTACATACGAGTCTGTAAGGAAATAAACATGTCCTTCATGCCACAAGAGGCACAAGTGAGTGGTTGCGGAGGGTGTTCTTTTAGGTTCTTTTGTAATGCTCCATTTCCTCTTTTTATCCAGACTGTTTCTTGTTaactgagggggaaaaaaacttaGTGTTCAGTGTCATGTCGCCACTGGGAAGAAGGGATTTGCAGCGTTTTGAGTGAATCTAATGGGTGTTGGCTGCTTTAAACTATGAGGTCATGACTTTTCAAACTTTGTATTTTTCCAGTGGCTTAGGAACTGTAACTGGTTGTTCtctgtattttgaaaaaacaaaacagttttcaCTTGTTTTGAGATGTTTACAAAGTAAATTAGAGTTCTTATTTAGTTCAGTTAATATTAAGGCATTTAGTTCTGGAGTCAGAAAAATTATTGGAGACTAAACTTGTGTGTTGAATTCTTTTCAGGTGTTCACATGTGATAATCCGGGGGCTTTCCAAAGCATCTACAGTCCCAACAGTCAGGACAAAAAGAAGACACTGGAGACACTCGCAGACCAGCTCGTCACACTCTGTGCCACATTGGACGAGTACCCGGGCATCAGATACAAGAAGTAAGCCAGAGAAGATTTGGTTTCTCAGCCTTCAACACACCTCAGCCCCCAAGCAGAGTGAGACCTTTTATGAGAAAAGCTTGAACCGAGACCTTAGAATACGTTACCTATCTGTGGCAGAAAAGAAGTGAAGCTTAAATACAGTTGCAAACGTCGCCTTGCCGTAGCTTAGCACAACCTAAAAGTTAAGTTGTGAATCCAAATAAGAGCAGTGCACGATTTTATACACAATATACATacaacatatacacatacacttGTGTAAAAGCAACAGTCAAACCATATAAACCAAAAAAAggaatacaaaaacaataagGCAAACAAAACCACAGtcaaacggtcactatatctcACAGtattgcatgagacagataatctgttcctccgcctcctcctagtgctcctaatggcatttgcaagatttcacagcgccGAAGGAAAACAGCCAAGCAaagccgaggagtctctacagcagctgtcaatcactgcttgcgaAACTTGTGAACTAtgatgaaacggtcaaactaggcagcgctgatcaaataagaatcaatattctgttgctgtaatgtctatttctcacctcaaatgttgtcagaaacatcttgtagtgtactgtttagctgtaagatgagaaagtttgctaacagtacactacaagaggtttctgaaaacatttgaggctagaaatagacattacagcaatagaatattgattcttatttgatcagtgctgcctagtttgaccgtttgatcggagtttgcaagcagtgattgacaactgctgtagagactgcttggctctgattggttgtttttgttcgggTGCGGTGGAGTAGGGGGGAACAGAGGAGCATGATTTCTTTTctaatgcactactgtcaggatgtagtaacagttttataaaaataaatttttatCTTATTTGCTCGAAAGTttccaactgcagctttaaaacagtACGCTGCCTTTAAGTAATGTTGGTATCAGTACCACCTTGGTGTGTATTAACTTGACTGTGATAACTCATGGAAAAAACAATTTCTATCCTAACTAGAGACGGCAACATGGAGAACGCCAAGACCCTTGCAGAGCTGGTGGACAACAAACTGGCTAAACACTACGAGCTGGATGACAGCGGCAAGAAAAAGGTGAGACACCTGCTGAACAAAGAAAGTTGACATAATAAACAGTTTCTTAGCCCAGGGAGTAAATGTGAACCTGAAAATACTGTGTTATTTTCCACTGATGGCTTGTAACCGAAAACAGATTCCCTCCGTTGCCTTAAGCAGATTAGTATAATGTTGCTCTTCACCAGAAATTTGAAATGGGAAAAGCTTGCGGTGGTTGCTCAGTAGCAGCTTAAGCAGTGTCATAGAAAGTGAGGAAAAAGGCCAAATgtcacggtaaaaaaaaaatgcagtgttATATTTCAACTTGTATCTGTGTATTTTCCCCCCTAACACAAGGCAAAGACCCAGGCCCAGCTGCTGATAGTGGAGAGAGGTTTTGACCCCGTCACCCCCATCCTGCATGAGCTGACCTACCAGGCCATGGCTTACGACCTCATTGATGTCGAGAACGACACCTACAAGTACTACAACCATATCGcagacaaattaaaaaaattttagACCATATAGCTAAAACCAATGATCTGGTTGTTCTTGTTTCCAGGTACAAGGCTAAAGATGGCTCCGAGAAGCAGGCCTTGCTGAATGAGGACGACATGCTCTGGGTGCAGCTGAGGCACAAGCACATTGCTGAGGTCTCAGAGTAAGTGTGCAAGATCTGAAGAATGGGGATGTCCTGTTTCTGTCTTCCTCACCTCAACTCTAACCCCATTGTTTTTCTCACAACAGACAAATCCGCAAGTTGGTGAAGGAAATGTCTGCTAACAAGAAACAGCCAGATGGGAAGGTACAGTAGTGTGGTCTCTTCTCATGTGCtgaattttaatatttaaaatgcatCTCTTGagcaaacatttcatttttttccagatctCAATTAGCAATTTGGCCcagatgatgaagaagatgcCCTCATTCCGTAAACATGTGACTGAGGTATGTGTTCGCAGTATTAGTTAAATAGCTTTAGGAGTGGTGTCTTTAATTATAGAGTTAAGTGATCATTA comes from Sebastes fasciatus isolate fSebFas1 chromosome 5, fSebFas1.pri, whole genome shotgun sequence and encodes:
- the stxbp3 gene encoding syntaxin-binding protein 3, with the protein product MTRDRKRRREITDDKMAAGSDHGLKRIVWKRIKDTIITDCRKSEVWKILILDPFTTKLLSSCCKMSDLMSEKITIVEDLYKSREPVPEMKAIYFMSPTAKCVDAFIADFKPKPKYKAAYVYFTDYCPDELFNNMKLYCAKYIRVCKEINMSFMPQEAQVFTCDNPGAFQSIYSPNSQDKKKTLETLADQLVTLCATLDEYPGIRYKKDGNMENAKTLAELVDNKLAKHYELDDSGKKKAKTQAQLLIVERGFDPVTPILHELTYQAMAYDLIDVENDTYKYKAKDGSEKQALLNEDDMLWVQLRHKHIAEVSEQIRKLVKEMSANKKQPDGKISISNLAQMMKKMPSFRKHVTEKTIHLQLAEDCMQLFSNNVEKLCKAEQDLAVGSDVEGVKVKDPMRTLLPVLLHQYSTYDKIRAVLLYIFSLSGTTDENLSKLIQHVKIEEEREFILNWKELGVPIITSPSFFSRKPTRRDRSQDQTYNLSRWTPVIKDVMEDAVENKLDTKEWPHQSECPAAWNGSGAVSARQKHKGSNQDERRSGSRLIVFVLGGISLSEMRCAYEVTQAVKSCEIIIGSSHILTPTGLLNDIKALSKGPMETFTIEERSNA